From the Xyrauchen texanus isolate HMW12.3.18 chromosome 49, RBS_HiC_50CHRs, whole genome shotgun sequence genome, one window contains:
- the LOC127640259 gene encoding cyclin-dependent kinase inhibitor 1B-like isoform X1 — protein sequence MRSRPSLKLDNTAVGFVLRLHHRATMSYVRLSNGSPTLERMEARLSDQPKPSACRNLFGPVDHEELKKDFQRHLKAMEDASADEWNFDFSTHTPRADGRYQWEALDIRSVPGFYSRSDRGKGTDVNICSSGNNSDNNIDVNGNHDCGVTEESAETPETPRDQRKRPLCLDSSCQSKRSHTCMDEMTRTPRKHKKPRKPPSPTPRAVDGVV from the exons ATGCGTTCACGCCCGTCGTTGAAGCTCGATAACACGGCTGTTGGGTTTGTTTTGCGACTTCATCACCGTGCAACTATGTCCTATGTTCGCTTGTCTAATGGCAGCCCGACACTGGAGCGGATGGAGGCTCGACTCTCCGATCAGCCCAAGCCGTCGGCGTGTCGGAACCTGTTCGGTCCGGTGGATCATGAAGAGTTAAAGAAGGACTTCCAGCGGCACCTGAAGGCGATGGAGGACGCGTCGGCGGACGAGTGGAACTTCGACTTCTCCACGCACACGCCGCGAGCCGACGGGAGGTACCAGTGGGAAGCGCTGGATATTCGCTCGGTGCCCGGTTTCTACAGCCGGTCGGACCGGGGGAAAGGCACGGATGTTAACATTTGCTCCTCTGGGAATAATAGCGATAATAATATCGATGTTAACGGGAATCACGACTGTGGGGTAACGGAGGAGAGCGCGGAGACGCCCGAAACACCCCGAGATCAAAGGAAAAGACCTTTATGTCTCG ACTCCTCGTGTCAAAGTAAGCGCTCGCACACCTGTATGGATGAAATGACCCGGACacccagaaaacacaaaaaacccAGGAAACCCCCCAGCCCGACGCCCAG GGCTGTGGATGGTGTCGTCTGA
- the LOC127640259 gene encoding cyclin-dependent kinase inhibitor 1B-like isoform X2 produces the protein MRSRPSLKLDNTAVGFVLRLHHRATMSYVRLSNGSPTLERMEARLSDQPKPSACRNLFGPVDHEELKKDFQRHLKAMEDASADEWNFDFSTHTPRADGRYQWEALDIRSVPGFYSRSDRGKGTDVNICSSGNNSDNNIDVNGNHDCGVTEESAETPETPRDQRKRPLCLDSSCQSKRSHTCMDEMTRTPRKHKKPRKPPSPTPR, from the exons ATGCGTTCACGCCCGTCGTTGAAGCTCGATAACACGGCTGTTGGGTTTGTTTTGCGACTTCATCACCGTGCAACTATGTCCTATGTTCGCTTGTCTAATGGCAGCCCGACACTGGAGCGGATGGAGGCTCGACTCTCCGATCAGCCCAAGCCGTCGGCGTGTCGGAACCTGTTCGGTCCGGTGGATCATGAAGAGTTAAAGAAGGACTTCCAGCGGCACCTGAAGGCGATGGAGGACGCGTCGGCGGACGAGTGGAACTTCGACTTCTCCACGCACACGCCGCGAGCCGACGGGAGGTACCAGTGGGAAGCGCTGGATATTCGCTCGGTGCCCGGTTTCTACAGCCGGTCGGACCGGGGGAAAGGCACGGATGTTAACATTTGCTCCTCTGGGAATAATAGCGATAATAATATCGATGTTAACGGGAATCACGACTGTGGGGTAACGGAGGAGAGCGCGGAGACGCCCGAAACACCCCGAGATCAAAGGAAAAGACCTTTATGTCTCG ACTCCTCGTGTCAAAGTAAGCGCTCGCACACCTGTATGGATGAAATGACCCGGACacccagaaaacacaaaaaacccAGGAAACCCCCCAGCCCGACGCCCAGGTAA